One window from the genome of Diospyros lotus cultivar Yz01 chromosome 11, ASM1463336v1, whole genome shotgun sequence encodes:
- the LOC127812982 gene encoding disease resistance protein RPV1-like isoform X5, whose translation MIDAPKNEHFIISTLISLTFISSVCSMTTTGTASSAPRSSAYHVFLSFRGQDTRRTFVDHLYTALANAGFRTFRDDYGMERGESIKLELHRAIEESRVSIVVFSRNYSSSSWCLDELVMILGKRRREDSGHVVLPVFYDVDPSEVRKKTGDYAEALARHEERFEGEANEWKEKLKGWKEALEEAANLTGMVLQNQADGHESKFIQKIVKVVEDKLRRTILNVSPHPIGLHSRAKHIHLWLQDEGSDIGIVAICGMGGIGKTTIAKSVYNLNFSNFEGSSFLADIREVSGQQNGLIRLQRQLLLDIVKGRKEKINSIDEGIARIKEAVGSKRVLIILDDVDKREQLHAILGMLDWLAMGSKIIITTRHERLLKTHECCKVYRVELLDHDESLELFSWHAFGQNQPSDDYLVDSKKAVSYCRGLPLAIKTLGSSLFGKSIDVWKSQLQKLKEIPDNEILEKLKLSYDSLQDDHDKDLFLDIACFFVGMDKDSTITILDGCNYYTLVGIENLIDRNLLTVDMHNKLVMHQLIQELGREIVRQESPKVLGERRRLWNHKDSFHVLREKTGTKKITSLVLDMHFLKEEKSVGNSFGHLKESSSKKCKRRHFEIFSGLFKGSANKNSNEEVLEVDAFAGMSNLQLLQISDVQLCGSYKNFPKGLRWLYWSHCPLQSTPNDFPFDKLVALQMPYSSLKNVFNGAKCPIVLKILDLSHSHNLSATPDFSMLPNLERLLLENCTGLVKINESIGLLQRLVFLNLRNCQKLKKLPKTICGLKSLATLDISGCINIEELPTELGNMDSLTVILADGTEVNQYSITLEVKAWNFFVLTWPLSVRRVPKILWVSFPQSLAYLSIANCNLFDDTFPREFGNLSSLQILNLSMNPICGLPSCVKDLRSLRVLWLESCPSLRSLKLRENIKILYAVDCKSLKKITFRSVHRISSVTYSGCRSLFEIEGLFKSVPLERVDAERINNLGLCDFEAMDKPPVRLLRGRSTKMRTVRHLEIQIGLI comes from the exons ATGATCGATGCTCCGAAGAACGAACACTTTATCATCTCAACTTTAATTTCTCTTACATTCA TCAGCTCTGTCTGTTCGATGACTACAACAGGAACGGCCTCTTCCGCTCCTCGGAGCAGCGCCTATCACGTCTTCTTGAGCTTCAGAGGCCAGGACACTCGCCGGACGTTCGTCGACCACCTCTACACGGCTCTCGCCAACGCCGGATTTCGCACCTTCCGAGACGATTACGGGATGGAGAGAGGAGAAAGCATCAAGCTGGAGCTGCACAGGGCAATCGAAGAGTCTAGGGTTTCAATTGTCGTCTTCTCCAGGAACTATTCTTCTTCCAGCTGGTGCCTCGACGAGCTCGTGATGATTCTCGGAAAACGGAGGAGGGAGGATTCCGGCCACGTGGTTCTGCCGGTATTTTACGACGTGGATCCATCCGAGGTTAGGAAAAAAACAGGGGATTATGCGGAGGCGCTTGCGAGGCATGAAGAGCGATTCGAGGGTGAAGCAAATGAATGGAAGGAGAAACTGAAAGGGTGGAAGGAAGCACTCGAGGAAGCTGCTAATTTAACAGGCATGGTTCTACAAAATCAAGCCGATGG GCACGAGTCAAAGTTTATCCAAAAAATTGTCAAGGTCGTTGAAGACAAGCTAAGGCGAACAATCTTGAATGTTTCCCCACATCCCATTGGACTTCATTCTCGTGCCAAACACATTCATTTGTGGTTACAAGATGAAGGGAGTGATATTGGAATTGTCGCCATCTGTGGGATGGGTGGGATTGGGAAGACAACCATTGCCAAATCTGTATACAACTTAAACTTCTCAAACTTTGAAGGCAGCAGCTTCTTGGCAGATATAAGAGAAGTTTCTGGACAACAAAATGGCCTAATACGATTACAAAGACAACTTCTTTTGGATATTGTAAAGggaaggaaggaaaaaataaacAGCATTGATGAAGGGATTGCTAGGATCAAAGAAGCTGTAGGTTCTAAAAGAGTTCTTATAATTCTTGATGATGTGGATAAACGGGAGCAATTGCATGCAATTCTTGGGATGTTGGATTGGCTTGCTATGGGTAGTAAAATAATCATAACCACTAGACACGAGCGTTTACTAAAAACTCATGAATGTTGCAAAGTATACAGGGTTGAGTTGTTGGATCATGATGAATCCTTAGAGCTTTTCAGTTGGCATGCCTTTGGACAAAACCAACCTAGTGATGATTATTTGGTAGACTCAAAGAAGGCAGTATCATATTGCAGAGGACTTCCGTTAGCCATTAAAACCTTAGGTTCTTCTCTATTTGGGAAAAGCATAGATGTGTGGAAAAGTCAACtgcaaaaattgaaagaaattccTGACAATGAAATCCTTGAAAAACTCAAACTAAGTTACGACTCTTTACAAGATGACCACGACAAAGATTTATTCCTTGATATTGCTTGCTTCTTTGTTGGAATGGACAAAGACTCCACAATCACAATCTTGGATGGATGTAATTACTACACATTGGTTGGAATCGAAAATCTCATTGACAGGAATCTTTTGACAGTTGATATGCATAACAAGCTGGTGATGCATCAACTGATTCAAGAACTGGGAAGGGAAATTGTTCGGCAAGAATCGCCCAAGGTGTTGGGAGAACGAAGAAGGCTTTGGAATCACAAGGATTCATTTCATGTCTTGAGAGAAAAAACT GGCACCAAAAAAATCACAAGCCTCGTTCTTGATATGCATTTCTTGAAAGAAGAGAAATCTGTAGGGAACAGCTTTGGGCACCTTAAAGAAAGCAGTTCCAAAAAGTGCAAGAGACGCCACTTTGAAATCTTCTCCGGTCTTTTTAAAGGCAGTGCTAACAAAAATTCGAATGAAGAAGTTTTGGAAGTTGATGCATTTGCAGGCATGTCCAACCTACAACTCCTACAAATTAGTGATGTACAACTCTGTGGAAGCTATAAAAATTTCCCGAAAGGATTACGATGGTTGTATTGGTCTCACTGTCCTTTACAATCAACACCTAATGATTTCCCTTTTGACAAGCTGGTTGCTCTTCAGATGCCTTACAGTTCcttgaaaaatgttttcaatGGAGCCAAG TGTCCTATAGTATTGAAGATCCTTGATCTAAGTCATTCCCATAACCTTTCTGCGACTCCTGATTTCTCAATGCTACCCAATCTCGAGAGACTTTTACTTGAAAATTGTACAGGGTTGGTTAAGATTAATGAATCAATCGGACTTCTACAAAGACTTGTTTTCTTAAACTTAAGGAACTGTCAGAAATTGAAGAAGCTTCCGAAAACCATTTGTGGGCTAAAATCTCTGGCAACACTAGACATTTCTGGTTGCATAAATATTGAAGAACTTCCAACAGAGCTGGGGAATATGGATTCTCTAACCGTGATTCTAGCGGATGGAACAGAAGTAAATCAATACTCTATCACTCTGGAGGTCAAAGCGTGGAATTTCTTTGTATTGACTTGGCCATTGAGTGTAAGACGAGTTCCAAAAATTTTGTGGGTTTCTTTTCCCCAGTCTTTGGCATATTTAAGTATTGCAAATTGCAATTTATTTGATGACACTTTCCCCAGGGAATTTGGCAACTTATCTTCATTGCAGATACTAAATTTGAGCATGAATCCAATTTGTGGCCTCCCCAGTTGCGTCAAGGATCTTCGTAGCCTCCGGGTTCTGTGGTTAGAATCATGCCCAAGCCTTCGGTCACTTAAGCTGcgggaaaatataaaaatactataTGCTGTTGATTGTAAatcgttaaaaaaaataacctttCGATCAGTGCACCGCATTTCAAGTGTAACTTATAGCGGTTGTAGGAGTCTATTTGAGATTGAAGGCTTATTCAAGTCAGTACCCTTAGAAAGGGTTGACGCAGAGCGAATAAATAATTTGGGCTTATGTGACTTTGAAGCTATGGATAAACCACCTGTGCGACTTTTACGCGGGCGTTCAACAAAGATGAGGACTGTTCGACACTTG GAGATCCAGATTGGGCTGATTTAA
- the LOC127812982 gene encoding disease resistance protein RPV1-like isoform X6 — MIDAPKNEHFIISTLISLTFISSVCSMTTTGTASSAPRSSAYHVFLSFRGQDTRRTFVDHLYTALANAGFRTFRDDYGMERGESIKLELHRAIEESRVSIVVFSRNYSSSSWCLDELVMILGKRRREDSGHVVLPVFYDVDPSEVRKKTGDYAEALARHEERFEGEANEWKEKLKGWKEALEEAANLTGMVLQNQADGHESKFIQKIVKVVEDKLRRTILNVSPHPIGLHSRAKHIHLWLQDEGSDIGIVAICGMGGIGKTTIAKSVYNLNFSNFEGSSFLADIREVSGQQNGLIRLQRQLLLDIVKGRKEKINSIDEGIARIKEAVGSKRVLIILDDVDKREQLHAILGMLDWLAMGSKIIITTRHERLLKTHECCKVYRVELLDHDESLELFSWHAFGQNQPSDDYLVDSKKAVSYCRGLPLAIKTLGSSLFGKSIDVWKSQLQKLKEIPDNEILEKLKLSYDSLQDDHDKDLFLDIACFFVGMDKDSTITILDGCNYYTLVGIENLIDRNLLTVDMHNKLVMHQLIQELGREIVRQESPKVLGERRRLWNHKDSFHVLREKTGTKKITSLVLDMHFLKEEKSVGNSFGHLKESSSKKCKRRHFEIFSGLFKGSANKNSNEEVLEVDAFAGMSNLQLLQISDVQLCGSYKNFPKGLRWLYWSHCPLQSTPNDFPFDKLVALQMPYSSLKNVFNGAKCPIVLKILDLSHSHNLSATPDFSMLPNLERLLLENCTGLVKINESIGLLQRLVFLNLRNCQKLKKLPKTICGLKSLATLDISGCINIEELPTELGNMDSLTVILADGTEVNQYSITLEVKAWNFFVLTWPLSGIWQLIFIADTKFEHESNLWPPQLRQGSS, encoded by the exons ATGATCGATGCTCCGAAGAACGAACACTTTATCATCTCAACTTTAATTTCTCTTACATTCA TCAGCTCTGTCTGTTCGATGACTACAACAGGAACGGCCTCTTCCGCTCCTCGGAGCAGCGCCTATCACGTCTTCTTGAGCTTCAGAGGCCAGGACACTCGCCGGACGTTCGTCGACCACCTCTACACGGCTCTCGCCAACGCCGGATTTCGCACCTTCCGAGACGATTACGGGATGGAGAGAGGAGAAAGCATCAAGCTGGAGCTGCACAGGGCAATCGAAGAGTCTAGGGTTTCAATTGTCGTCTTCTCCAGGAACTATTCTTCTTCCAGCTGGTGCCTCGACGAGCTCGTGATGATTCTCGGAAAACGGAGGAGGGAGGATTCCGGCCACGTGGTTCTGCCGGTATTTTACGACGTGGATCCATCCGAGGTTAGGAAAAAAACAGGGGATTATGCGGAGGCGCTTGCGAGGCATGAAGAGCGATTCGAGGGTGAAGCAAATGAATGGAAGGAGAAACTGAAAGGGTGGAAGGAAGCACTCGAGGAAGCTGCTAATTTAACAGGCATGGTTCTACAAAATCAAGCCGATGG GCACGAGTCAAAGTTTATCCAAAAAATTGTCAAGGTCGTTGAAGACAAGCTAAGGCGAACAATCTTGAATGTTTCCCCACATCCCATTGGACTTCATTCTCGTGCCAAACACATTCATTTGTGGTTACAAGATGAAGGGAGTGATATTGGAATTGTCGCCATCTGTGGGATGGGTGGGATTGGGAAGACAACCATTGCCAAATCTGTATACAACTTAAACTTCTCAAACTTTGAAGGCAGCAGCTTCTTGGCAGATATAAGAGAAGTTTCTGGACAACAAAATGGCCTAATACGATTACAAAGACAACTTCTTTTGGATATTGTAAAGggaaggaaggaaaaaataaacAGCATTGATGAAGGGATTGCTAGGATCAAAGAAGCTGTAGGTTCTAAAAGAGTTCTTATAATTCTTGATGATGTGGATAAACGGGAGCAATTGCATGCAATTCTTGGGATGTTGGATTGGCTTGCTATGGGTAGTAAAATAATCATAACCACTAGACACGAGCGTTTACTAAAAACTCATGAATGTTGCAAAGTATACAGGGTTGAGTTGTTGGATCATGATGAATCCTTAGAGCTTTTCAGTTGGCATGCCTTTGGACAAAACCAACCTAGTGATGATTATTTGGTAGACTCAAAGAAGGCAGTATCATATTGCAGAGGACTTCCGTTAGCCATTAAAACCTTAGGTTCTTCTCTATTTGGGAAAAGCATAGATGTGTGGAAAAGTCAACtgcaaaaattgaaagaaattccTGACAATGAAATCCTTGAAAAACTCAAACTAAGTTACGACTCTTTACAAGATGACCACGACAAAGATTTATTCCTTGATATTGCTTGCTTCTTTGTTGGAATGGACAAAGACTCCACAATCACAATCTTGGATGGATGTAATTACTACACATTGGTTGGAATCGAAAATCTCATTGACAGGAATCTTTTGACAGTTGATATGCATAACAAGCTGGTGATGCATCAACTGATTCAAGAACTGGGAAGGGAAATTGTTCGGCAAGAATCGCCCAAGGTGTTGGGAGAACGAAGAAGGCTTTGGAATCACAAGGATTCATTTCATGTCTTGAGAGAAAAAACT GGCACCAAAAAAATCACAAGCCTCGTTCTTGATATGCATTTCTTGAAAGAAGAGAAATCTGTAGGGAACAGCTTTGGGCACCTTAAAGAAAGCAGTTCCAAAAAGTGCAAGAGACGCCACTTTGAAATCTTCTCCGGTCTTTTTAAAGGCAGTGCTAACAAAAATTCGAATGAAGAAGTTTTGGAAGTTGATGCATTTGCAGGCATGTCCAACCTACAACTCCTACAAATTAGTGATGTACAACTCTGTGGAAGCTATAAAAATTTCCCGAAAGGATTACGATGGTTGTATTGGTCTCACTGTCCTTTACAATCAACACCTAATGATTTCCCTTTTGACAAGCTGGTTGCTCTTCAGATGCCTTACAGTTCcttgaaaaatgttttcaatGGAGCCAAG TGTCCTATAGTATTGAAGATCCTTGATCTAAGTCATTCCCATAACCTTTCTGCGACTCCTGATTTCTCAATGCTACCCAATCTCGAGAGACTTTTACTTGAAAATTGTACAGGGTTGGTTAAGATTAATGAATCAATCGGACTTCTACAAAGACTTGTTTTCTTAAACTTAAGGAACTGTCAGAAATTGAAGAAGCTTCCGAAAACCATTTGTGGGCTAAAATCTCTGGCAACACTAGACATTTCTGGTTGCATAAATATTGAAGAACTTCCAACAGAGCTGGGGAATATGGATTCTCTAACCGTGATTCTAGCGGATGGAACAGAAGTAAATCAATACTCTATCACTCTGGAGGTCAAAGCGTGGAATTTCTTTGTATTGACTTGGCCATTGAGT GGAATTTGGCAACTTATCTTCATTGCAGATACTAAATTTGAGCATGAATCCAATTTGTGGCCTCCCCAGTTGCGTCAAGGATCTTCGTAG